The DNA sequence CTAAAAGAGATGCTAGGGCGGCAGAAAACAGGCTCAGATAAAGAACGAGTGCAAGTATTGTACTTACTGAAAAGCAAGCAAGTTGGTACAGTACAAGCCGCCGCTCAACTAATCGGGAGAAACCGTAGCACAGTGCAAGAGTGGATCAGAGGATATCGAGAGGGAGGAATAGCAGGAATACTAAGCCATAAACCAAGAGTAGGCAGAATACCCAAAATCCCAAAGTGGGCGCAAAAAGCACTGGACAAACAACTGCAACAGGAAGAAGGATTTAATAGCTACGGAGAGATCCGACAATGGCTACAGGAAAA is a window from the Pseudanabaena sp. BC1403 genome containing:
- a CDS encoding helix-turn-helix domain-containing protein, with protein sequence LKEMLGRQKTGSDKERVQVLYLLKSKQVGTVQAAAQLIGRNRSTVQEWIRGYREGGIAGILSHKPRVGRIPKIPKWAQKALDKQLQQEEGFNSYGEIRQWLQEKLGIESTYKNVHDLVHYRMKAKPKVARPYSASQNQSQAEDYKKNSQRT